The following nucleotide sequence is from Psychroserpens sp. Hel_I_66.
GGTTGTAGATGATGTTACGGGATGTTTTGTAACCATCCCTTTAGAGTTGCATTCTAATATTATAACTACAGGATTTGGTGGTGATGTGTATTATGTTTGTGATGATAGTTCCGCAGATGGTATAGAAGATTTTGATTTAAACGAAGTAGAATCTGACTTGACCAACGATTACGATGGTTTTGAAATCACTTTTTATGAAACCCTCGAAGATCTTAACGATGGTGTAAATGCTATTGACAAATCCGTGCCATATACAGTCTCAACAAGTCCAACCACAGTATTTGTTACCACTCTTAATGGAGATTGTGAATCTGTCTTAGAAATTAGTTTAATTGTCTCGCCACCAATTGATATTCAAGGACTTGGAGAAGTAGATTATTGTGATGAAGATACTGATGGTTTTACAACACTGTTTTTAGAAACTTTTAATAGTTATGTGACTGAAGGTGTGAATGGATCTAATGTAAAATATTTCTTGACAGAACAAGATGCTATTAATGATGAGAATTTTCTAGAACCTTATTTTTACAACCTTTCAAATCCGCAGATTGTTTGGGTAAAAGTAACCAATTCAAATACAGGTTGTTTTGACATTGCGCCTTTAACAATAAACATATCCAGTGCTCCAACAGCTAATTTTCCTACAGATATAATTATTTGCGATGATGACCTCGATGGTGTATATAATGTTGATTTAACAACAAAAATTTCAGAAGCTATACCAAGCACAAGTGATCTAAACATTACTTTTTATGATGACTACAATAACGCGTATAGTGGTGAAAACGAAATTGAAACACCAGAGAGCTATGACACTATCTCGCAATATATTTTTATAAGAATTGAAAGTGAATCAACAGGTTGTTTCACCGTAGTTTATTTTTACGCATATATTAATACTGTTCCAGAATTTATACCGATCACAAATTTCGAGAACTGCGAGGCAGATGGTAATGGCGTTGCAGACTTTTTCTTTTATTTAAAAGATGCTGAAATTCTAAACGGGCAAACAGGCAAAGAGGTATTGTACTTTGAGACTGCCCAAGATGCTATAGACAGAACAAATAGTATTGATAAATACAGCGCATACCAAAATACATCGAGCCCACAAACAATACATGTTAGGGTAGAAAGTTTTAATGATATCGATTGCTTCGGAACATCTCAATTTGAACTAGAAGTAGGATCGCTTCCGTTATTTAACCAACCTTCAGATATTTTTATCTGCGATGATATTTCTAACGACGGGATTGCATCTTTTGATCTCAATGATAAAATTTTAGAAATTTCCGAAGATATAGATCAAGACCTTAACATCTCTTTTCATCCATCTCAATATGATGCAGATCAAGATTTAAACGAATTCCCTCTTGATTTTGATAATTTTGCGAATCCGCAAGAAATTTACGTGAGGATAGAAAATGGCACGTACTGTCATGCTGTTGTGGGTTATAATATTAACGTGATTCAAGTACCAGAGGTAAATGCACCTTCAGATTTGGTACAATGTGACACAGATTATGACGGTGTTGTTGTATTTGATCTTACCCTTGTTGAAGTGGAAATTTTAGACGTAAGACAAGATGATATCGTTATTTCATACCACGAATCCTTTGATGGAGCTGAAACAGATACTGAGATTATTCTCGACCCAGAAAACTATACCAATATTTCAAACCCACAAACGGTATATATTAAAATAAATAATACCGTTTCTAATTGTTACGTGACCTTACCTATCAATTTGGTTGTTGATCTTCCACCAACCGTAATCGATTTTCAAACGTTTCAAATCTGTGATAACGAGTTAAGTGAATTTGATCTCAATACTATAAATTCCGAAGTTACAAATGAAGAAGGAACTCTTATAAGCTACCATAATACATTAGAAGATGCACAAAACAGTGACAATGCATTAAATACCAATTATACATATCTCACTAATAATGACACCTTATTTATTAGATTGGAAAACCCAATTACAGGTTGCTGGACAACCTATAATTTTGATTTAATTGTCAACGCATTACCTATCGCAAATATACCAAGCACTGTATTGGCTTGCGATGATATTTCAAATGATGGTCAAGAAGTTATTGATCTATCGCTTCAAAACGAAGAGGTTTTTGGATCTCAACCAAATACGGAATTTTCTGTGTCTTATTTTAATTCTGAAATAAATGCTAACGACAACAGCAGCAGTTTACCGAATGATTATTTAGCGTCCAATGGTGAAATTATTTATGTTAGAGTTGAAAATAATCTCACAGGTTGTTACAGCATCACACAATTTGATGTCATTATTTATGAATATCCTCAACCTGCACAACCTATAATTCTATGTGATGCAGATTATGATGAAACAACAACCTTTGACTTAACAAGTTCTGAAACAGATTTATATACATCAATACCAGATTATATAACTATTTCATATTTTGAAAACCTTGATGATGTTGAAACAAATGAAAATGAAATTACAAACCCAACCAATTATTCTAACCTTTCAAATCCTCAAACTGTTTACATAAAGGCTTTTAATGCACTTGCAAATTGTTATTCTGTTGTGCCACTAGACTTAATAGTCAACCTACCTCCTGCTATTAATGAGTTTGGGACTTTCGAAATTTGCGACAATACCAATACTAGTTTTGATCTTAATACCATCAACTCTATTATTGTAAATGATAATACAGATGTTTTATTTAGTTATTATGAAGACATTACAGATGCAGAGAACAGTACAAATGCTTTATCCACAAACTACACTTACAGCACAACAGCAGACACGATTTATGTAAGAGTAGAGTTTGGTACAACCACTTGTTTTTATATTTATGCTTTTGATCTTATAATTAATCCTTTACCTATTGCAAACGAACCTGATAGTTTACAGGTTTGTGATGATGATTCTAATGACGAGATTGAAACGTTTAATCTATTTGAGCAAACAGCCACAGTATTAGGTAGTCAAAGCGAATCTAATTTTACAGTAACCTATCATATTAGTGAAAATGATGCCAACGCAGGAGAAGAACCGTTGTCAAATGATTTTACTGGAGAAAATGGAGAAATTATTCATGTGCGCATAGAGAACAATAGTACTGGCTGTTACAGCTTGACAAGTTTTGAATTGGTTATTAATCCGCATCCAAATACCCCAAGTACGATCACCAACTGTGATGATGACTATGATGCGATTACCACTTTTGATTTGACTCAAGTAGAATCCCAATTATTTGAGATACCAAATCCAGACCACATTGTCACTTATTTTGAAAATCTATCTGATTTAGAAACAGATTCCAACGTGATTTCAAATCCAGATAATTACACAAATCTAGAAAACCCTCAAACCGTATTTGTAAAAGTTTATAACACTGTTGCAGATTGCTATCAATACGAAAGTTTTGATCTCAATGTTAATTTACCTCCAGCTATCGACCCTATAGAAAGTTTTGATATCTGTGAAAATGAAGACGGAACAACAGTATTATCAAATATCAATTCACAACTCTTAATCCAGACAGCAAACGTGATTGTTTTTTATTATGCTTCGGAAAGTGATGCACTCGACCAAATCAACCCGTTGGATGATAATTATGTCTATCTCACCAATAACGATACACTTTTTGCGCGCATCGAATTTACGACGACACATTGTTATCATATCCATGAGTTCAATTTAACAGTAAATCCCTTGCCAATAGCCAACCAACCAGAAGCACTAGAAGCTTGTGATGATGATTTTGATGGTCTATACAATTTTGACTTAACACAACAAAATCCAGAAATTCTGGGTGCCCAAGATCCTGAAGATTTCACAATAACCTACCATACAACAGTTGAAGATGCAGATACCAATATAAATTCGCTACCAAACAACTACGACGCATCGTTATTTGAAACTATATACGTTAGGTTAGAAAATACCCAAACCGGTTGTTATAGTTTGACAGAATTTGAAACTATTGTTAGAAGAAAGCCACAAGTTGCCATTCCAGATCAAGTGGTTTGTATCGATAACCTACCTTTAATCGTAAATGCAGACACTTCGTTTGAAGAAGACACTTACCTGTGGTCAACAGGAGTTATTTCTTCCCAGATAGAAATAACCGAAATTGGCACATACTCAGTCACGGTAACCTCCCAATACGGTTGTGAAACTATAAGTGAATTTAATGTAATAGAATCAGAAACTGCTACCATAGACGTTGCAGAGACTATTGATTTTTCAGATCCAAATAATATAACAATTACCGTTAGCGGTATAGGCAATTATCTCTATCAACTTGATGATGGCATTCCGCAAGAATCCAATATATTTGAAAATGTCACTTTAGGTTATCACACCATTACAATTATAGATTTAAATGGTTGTGCAGAAGTCACAAAAGAAGTTGTCGTGATAGACGCACCTAAATTTTTCACTCCAAATGGTGACGGTTATTTTGATACCTGGCATATTATTGGTGTTGAAAACCTTCCGGGAACTATCGTTTATATTTTTGATCGCTATGGGAAATTGCTAAAAACACTAACCCACAACTCTTCAGGCTGGAACGGGATCTATAACGCTCACCAAATGCCAGCCAGCGATTATTGGTTCTTAGCGAAGGTTAAGAAAGGTGATATTAATTTTGAGGTGAAAGGTCATTTTTCTCTACGATTGTAGCATAATCTTAACATTTTTTAAGTAACAGCAACT
It contains:
- a CDS encoding T9SS type B sorting domain-containing protein; amino-acid sequence: MKRGFYFFIAILFISVLSIQAQQITTDDTLPLVSLVETNFGQGCVEISNITSTVNGDVNGLSSYGSFEKGDSNFPFENGILLSTGNINSAGNTVNNSPLNEGEDNWLTDPDLENALGLTGTINATAIEFNFISVANQIQFNYLLASEEYLGTNPCSYSDGFAFLIREASSTGPFTNIAIIPGTSIPVNTNTIHDEIVGFCPAENEGFFEGYNLGDTNYNGRTTVLTATATIQPNVEYSIKLVIADQGDEFYDSAVFIEGNSFNAAVDLGPDLVTCGQSVDLDANIENSQASYEWFQNGTPIAGETNPTLEVTESGTYRVEISILLNSTSCVIEDEIEVTLNSEQASGDISDYLICDDPSGDGVEEFNLSTKDAEVQFLLPPSNYNITYHLTSEDAQSGDNPLPNNYQNTTSPQQIFVRTEDLENGCLAYATFNLVVSIPPVLDQPADIIVCDDAVSDGLTMINLDDTTNEVTGGDPNLYVSYHYSQQDANTGDNALFSPYSNINPNETLYIRVYDATTGCTNTTLVDISVTDNPMVDNTENQWISACDQDGDGFEDFDLTSIIESLLQGLTGVTVTFHENAGDAQTGDNPIADPENYQNVIPGLQFVFIRVVDDVTGCFVTIPLELHSNIITTGFGGDVYYVCDDSSADGIEDFDLNEVESDLTNDYDGFEITFYETLEDLNDGVNAIDKSVPYTVSTSPTTVFVTTLNGDCESVLEISLIVSPPIDIQGLGEVDYCDEDTDGFTTLFLETFNSYVTEGVNGSNVKYFLTEQDAINDENFLEPYFYNLSNPQIVWVKVTNSNTGCFDIAPLTINISSAPTANFPTDIIICDDDLDGVYNVDLTTKISEAIPSTSDLNITFYDDYNNAYSGENEIETPESYDTISQYIFIRIESESTGCFTVVYFYAYINTVPEFIPITNFENCEADGNGVADFFFYLKDAEILNGQTGKEVLYFETAQDAIDRTNSIDKYSAYQNTSSPQTIHVRVESFNDIDCFGTSQFELEVGSLPLFNQPSDIFICDDISNDGIASFDLNDKILEISEDIDQDLNISFHPSQYDADQDLNEFPLDFDNFANPQEIYVRIENGTYCHAVVGYNINVIQVPEVNAPSDLVQCDTDYDGVVVFDLTLVEVEILDVRQDDIVISYHESFDGAETDTEIILDPENYTNISNPQTVYIKINNTVSNCYVTLPINLVVDLPPTVIDFQTFQICDNELSEFDLNTINSEVTNEEGTLISYHNTLEDAQNSDNALNTNYTYLTNNDTLFIRLENPITGCWTTYNFDLIVNALPIANIPSTVLACDDISNDGQEVIDLSLQNEEVFGSQPNTEFSVSYFNSEINANDNSSSLPNDYLASNGEIIYVRVENNLTGCYSITQFDVIIYEYPQPAQPIILCDADYDETTTFDLTSSETDLYTSIPDYITISYFENLDDVETNENEITNPTNYSNLSNPQTVYIKAFNALANCYSVVPLDLIVNLPPAINEFGTFEICDNTNTSFDLNTINSIIVNDNTDVLFSYYEDITDAENSTNALSTNYTYSTTADTIYVRVEFGTTTCFYIYAFDLIINPLPIANEPDSLQVCDDDSNDEIETFNLFEQTATVLGSQSESNFTVTYHISENDANAGEEPLSNDFTGENGEIIHVRIENNSTGCYSLTSFELVINPHPNTPSTITNCDDDYDAITTFDLTQVESQLFEIPNPDHIVTYFENLSDLETDSNVISNPDNYTNLENPQTVFVKVYNTVADCYQYESFDLNVNLPPAIDPIESFDICENEDGTTVLSNINSQLLIQTANVIVFYYASESDALDQINPLDDNYVYLTNNDTLFARIEFTTTHCYHIHEFNLTVNPLPIANQPEALEACDDDFDGLYNFDLTQQNPEILGAQDPEDFTITYHTTVEDADTNINSLPNNYDASLFETIYVRLENTQTGCYSLTEFETIVRRKPQVAIPDQVVCIDNLPLIVNADTSFEEDTYLWSTGVISSQIEITEIGTYSVTVTSQYGCETISEFNVIESETATIDVAETIDFSDPNNITITVSGIGNYLYQLDDGIPQESNIFENVTLGYHTITIIDLNGCAEVTKEVVVIDAPKFFTPNGDGYFDTWHIIGVENLPGTIVYIFDRYGKLLKTLTHNSSGWNGIYNAHQMPASDYWFLAKVKKGDINFEVKGHFSLRL